A genome region from Tachyglossus aculeatus isolate mTacAcu1 chromosome 1, mTacAcu1.pri, whole genome shotgun sequence includes the following:
- the SRSF7 gene encoding serine/arginine-rich splicing factor 7 isoform X2, with protein MSRYGRYGGETKVYVGNLGTGAGKGELERAFSYYGPLRTVWIARNPPGFAFVEFEDPRDAEDAVRGLDGKVICGSRVRVELSTGMPRRSRYDRPPARRPFDPNDRCYECGEKGHYAYDCHRYSRRRRSRSRSRSHSRSRGRRYSRSRSRSRGRRSRSASPRRSRSASPRRSRSASPRRSRSGSLKRSRSRSRSRSRSRSISRPRSSQSKSRSPTPKRSRSPSGSPRRSASPERMD; from the exons ATGTCGCGATACGGCCGATACGGAGGAG AGACCAAAGTGTACGTAGGTAACCTGGGAACTGGTGCAGGTAAAGGAGAATTAGAAAGAGCATTCAGTTACTACGGACCCCTAAGGACCGTGTGGATTGCAAGAAATCCTCCAGGATTCGCCTTCGTGGAGTTCGAAGACCCCCGAGATGCCGAAGATGCGGTCCGAGGACTGGACGGAAA GGTGATCTGTGGTTCCCGAGTGAGAGTCGAGCTGTCGACCGGTATGCCCCGTCGTTCTCGTTACGATAGACCGCCTGCCCGGCGCCCATTTGATCCTAACGATAGATGCTATGAGTGTGGAGAGAAAGGTCATTATGCTTATGATTGTCACCGCTATAGCCGTCGCAGGAGAAGCAG GTCACGGTCTAGATCGCATTCCAggtccagaggcaggaggtaTTCTCGCTCGCGGAGCCGGAGCCgtgggaggag GTCGAGATCGGCGTCTCCTCGCCGCTCGAGGTCAGCGTCGCCTCGCCGATCTAGATCCGCCTCGCCCCGCAGGTCGAGATCCGGCTCTCTAAAAAGATCAAG GTCCCGATCAAGATCGAGGTCCAGATCTAGGTCTATTTCCCGGCCAAGGAGCAG CCAGTCAAAGTCCAGATCACCAACTCCAAAGAGAAG TCGTTCTCCATCAGGAAGTCCCCGCAGGAGTGCAAGTCCCGAAAGAATGGACTAA
- the SRSF7 gene encoding serine/arginine-rich splicing factor 7 isoform X1 has translation MSRYGRYGGETKVYVGNLGTGAGKGELERAFSYYGPLRTVWIARNPPGFAFVEFEDPRDAEDAVRGLDGKVICGSRVRVELSTGMPRRSRYDRPPARRPFDPNDRCYECGEKGHYAYDCHRYSRRRRSRSRSRSHSRSRGRRYSRSRSRSRGRRSRSASPRRSRSASPRRSRSASPRRSRSGSLKRSRYFESRSRSRSRSRSISRPRSSQSKSRSPTPKRSRSPSGSPRRSASPERMD, from the exons ATGTCGCGATACGGCCGATACGGAGGAG AGACCAAAGTGTACGTAGGTAACCTGGGAACTGGTGCAGGTAAAGGAGAATTAGAAAGAGCATTCAGTTACTACGGACCCCTAAGGACCGTGTGGATTGCAAGAAATCCTCCAGGATTCGCCTTCGTGGAGTTCGAAGACCCCCGAGATGCCGAAGATGCGGTCCGAGGACTGGACGGAAA GGTGATCTGTGGTTCCCGAGTGAGAGTCGAGCTGTCGACCGGTATGCCCCGTCGTTCTCGTTACGATAGACCGCCTGCCCGGCGCCCATTTGATCCTAACGATAGATGCTATGAGTGTGGAGAGAAAGGTCATTATGCTTATGATTGTCACCGCTATAGCCGTCGCAGGAGAAGCAG GTCACGGTCTAGATCGCATTCCAggtccagaggcaggaggtaTTCTCGCTCGCGGAGCCGGAGCCgtgggaggag GTCGAGATCGGCGTCTCCTCGCCGCTCGAGGTCAGCGTCGCCTCGCCGATCTAGATCCGCCTCGCCCCGCAGGTCGAGATCCGGCTCTCTAAAAAGATCAAGGTATTTCGA GTCCCGATCAAGATCGAGGTCCAGATCTAGGTCTATTTCCCGGCCAAGGAGCAG CCAGTCAAAGTCCAGATCACCAACTCCAAAGAGAAG TCGTTCTCCATCAGGAAGTCCCCGCAGGAGTGCAAGTCCCGAAAGAATGGACTAA
- the SRSF7 gene encoding serine/arginine-rich splicing factor 7 isoform X4, protein MSRYGRYGGETKVYVGNLGTGAGKGELERAFSYYGPLRTVWIARNPPGFAFVEFEDPRDAEDAVRGLDGKVICGSRVRVELSTGMPRRSRYDRPPARRPFDPNDRCYECGEKGHYAYDCHRYSRRRRSRSRSRSHSRSRGRRYSRSRSRSRGRRSRSASPRRSRSASPRRSRSASPRRSRSGSLKRSRSRSRSRSRSRSISRPRSSRSPSGSPRRSASPERMD, encoded by the exons ATGTCGCGATACGGCCGATACGGAGGAG AGACCAAAGTGTACGTAGGTAACCTGGGAACTGGTGCAGGTAAAGGAGAATTAGAAAGAGCATTCAGTTACTACGGACCCCTAAGGACCGTGTGGATTGCAAGAAATCCTCCAGGATTCGCCTTCGTGGAGTTCGAAGACCCCCGAGATGCCGAAGATGCGGTCCGAGGACTGGACGGAAA GGTGATCTGTGGTTCCCGAGTGAGAGTCGAGCTGTCGACCGGTATGCCCCGTCGTTCTCGTTACGATAGACCGCCTGCCCGGCGCCCATTTGATCCTAACGATAGATGCTATGAGTGTGGAGAGAAAGGTCATTATGCTTATGATTGTCACCGCTATAGCCGTCGCAGGAGAAGCAG GTCACGGTCTAGATCGCATTCCAggtccagaggcaggaggtaTTCTCGCTCGCGGAGCCGGAGCCgtgggaggag GTCGAGATCGGCGTCTCCTCGCCGCTCGAGGTCAGCGTCGCCTCGCCGATCTAGATCCGCCTCGCCCCGCAGGTCGAGATCCGGCTCTCTAAAAAGATCAAG GTCCCGATCAAGATCGAGGTCCAGATCTAGGTCTATTTCCCGGCCAAGGAGCAG TCGTTCTCCATCAGGAAGTCCCCGCAGGAGTGCAAGTCCCGAAAGAATGGACTAA
- the SRSF7 gene encoding serine/arginine-rich splicing factor 7 isoform X3 — translation MSRYGRYGGETKVYVGNLGTGAGKGELERAFSYYGPLRTVWIARNPPGFAFVEFEDPRDAEDAVRGLDGKVICGSRVRVELSTGMPRRSRYDRPPARRPFDPNDRCYECGEKGHYAYDCHRYSRRRRSRSRSRSHSRSRGRRYSRSRSRSRGRRSRSASPRRSRSASPRRSRSASPRRSRSGSLKRSRYFESRSRSRSRSRSISRPRSSRSPSGSPRRSASPERMD, via the exons ATGTCGCGATACGGCCGATACGGAGGAG AGACCAAAGTGTACGTAGGTAACCTGGGAACTGGTGCAGGTAAAGGAGAATTAGAAAGAGCATTCAGTTACTACGGACCCCTAAGGACCGTGTGGATTGCAAGAAATCCTCCAGGATTCGCCTTCGTGGAGTTCGAAGACCCCCGAGATGCCGAAGATGCGGTCCGAGGACTGGACGGAAA GGTGATCTGTGGTTCCCGAGTGAGAGTCGAGCTGTCGACCGGTATGCCCCGTCGTTCTCGTTACGATAGACCGCCTGCCCGGCGCCCATTTGATCCTAACGATAGATGCTATGAGTGTGGAGAGAAAGGTCATTATGCTTATGATTGTCACCGCTATAGCCGTCGCAGGAGAAGCAG GTCACGGTCTAGATCGCATTCCAggtccagaggcaggaggtaTTCTCGCTCGCGGAGCCGGAGCCgtgggaggag GTCGAGATCGGCGTCTCCTCGCCGCTCGAGGTCAGCGTCGCCTCGCCGATCTAGATCCGCCTCGCCCCGCAGGTCGAGATCCGGCTCTCTAAAAAGATCAAGGTATTTCGA GTCCCGATCAAGATCGAGGTCCAGATCTAGGTCTATTTCCCGGCCAAGGAGCAG TCGTTCTCCATCAGGAAGTCCCCGCAGGAGTGCAAGTCCCGAAAGAATGGACTAA